The genomic region GCCGACTTCGAGGGCAGCAGCTACTTCGAGGAGAACAAGACCGCGCATGTTCCGCCGATCTTCGTGAGCAATCTGAGGCAGCTGGAACGCGCCAGCGGCCACCCCTTTCTCCAGCATTGGGCCTACGAGTGGAAAACCCTGTGCGACAAGCTGGGCACGCACTACACGCGCTACCCGCACTATTTCGACGACGCGTTGGGCGCACGCGCGGGAACCATAGGCCAGTACTGGCAGCGGATGAGAGAGGTCTATCTCTCCGCGTACCTGCGGACTCTGGCTTATGCCGTGAGCGAGTGGCGTATGCCCGAGAGGATCGCAGAAGGCTACTGCATCGAGATCGTTCACGGGATTGCCGGTCTCTTCGATGTCGAACCCAGTGCAAGGCCGGCATGGCTCTCGGACTTCCCTGAAAGATTCTGTGCTCCCGGCGTTGATTTCACGCCCCTCGTCCGCGAACTCGTGTCGGCCGCACAAGCGGAAGGGATGAGGCTCGTGTCGCTCGATACGCCAATAGCGTCGTCAGTGCAGAAATTCGCCAATCTGACCCTCAGCGCCCATTTCGTAACGCCGGATTACGAACTGCCTGATGGTGCCTTCCTCTACGAAAAAATGCCAGGGCTCTCGGTCGCAGATACGTTCGAGCTCAAGGGTCCGCCAGCGGAGATCACGATCGAGGAAGCAAGTACGGCAGGTAAAGCGGGTAACGAGGTCGCCGTCTGCAGTTGCCTCTTTCCGATACCGTTCGGAACCTGGCAAAGCGACTATTTTGGCATGGGGCTGAGGATCCCCGCCCCTTATACGATTCCCAACGCCGAAATCCGCTGTATGCACGAGAGCATCGGCAGTATTGCATCCGACGGGAAGATTGCCTCGAGAACTCGGATATGGAACGACAATTGGGTGCCGCCGCACCCGAAGGGAGGTTCGACACGCTGCGGCACCGCTACCATGATTGATCAGGAGATGCTCGTTGAAGCAACGGAGCGGCTAGGGCGCAAACTCGCCTTTTTCATGCGGCTGCGCATTTGGGACCGTGAGAAGGACTATGGGGACTACTCAGAATCGGAACGCACTTTCTTTTGGCTTGATTGAGAGGCGTAAAAGTGGAAAAAAGTCATCAGAGTAGAACGGAGTCATGAGGGTGGATCAGGGGTCAAGTCTTGCAATCCGACATATCCGGCAGCCGTAGTTTTTAATCGCAAGACCTGGTCTTGTGCATCCCTGCCATGAAACGGAGGTAGGGCTTGATGCATGATGTGGCATAGGTGAAGTAGCGATGGGTGGTCGCGCCCAACAACCCGTCGGAGCTGGCCGCGAAGACGCGACGGTTAGGCGTCGCGCCAAGTCAAGCAATGTCCGTTACTACGTGGAGATGGATACAGTCCTGTAGAGGCAAAACCTTGGCGGGCCGGATTTGCTGCAACGTTGGTCTATGGATAGCCAAGGCTTGGTTTTTACTGTTGGGCTTGGGTCTGTGATTGGAGTAGCAGCTCGCCTTTGAGGCGATACATCTCGGCGTCGTAGAAGTGTTCTCCAGAAGCGTCGGCTTCCCTTAACGCTTCGGCGAGACAAGCAAGACCGTGCTCTGGTTGGGAGGCTCTGCTGTGAGCTTCGGCTAGCAGGGCGAGATATCAGGTTTGTGCCGCTCTCACGTAGGTCGTGCGCCATGCCTCTAGCCCCTGGCGCATGGACGCAATCCCCTCCTGCTCTTGCCCTTGCGCGAGCTGTTCCCACGCCAGAAAAATCGTGCTTCCTGCTTCCCAGGTCGGAAACCCTTGCTCGTGGGCAAGCGTGGCCTCGGCTTGGGCGTAGTGTTGGACATCGGCATCTCTGCGCAGCAGCCGTGCATGCCAGGCGGCGCAGTGCAACGCCCAACCTTGATTAAACGGGTGCGAGAGCTGTTGGGAGAGCGTGACCATGTCTCGACTGACGGCGTGGGCTTGGTCGGCCTAACCTTGGATCGCAAGAGTGGCGGCGAGAAAACAGCGACACCCGACTCCCGGGTCCTGGCCATATTGAAAGGCATGGGCGGCATGTTGCTGCGGATCGTACAGGGCCAAGCCCTGCTCCAAGTGCCGGCGGGCGCGGGCCAGTTCGCCCAGCCAGAAGAGTGAATTCCCGAGGATGAAATGCGCCTCCAGAAGTAGTCCTGAGTCCTCCAGGTGTTCGCCATCCGGCTGTCGGCTCAACTGTCCGAGTGCCTCCAGCACCGGGAGATACGCCTCGCCAGTGCCATAGTGTTCCACACACTGGCCGCGACCGATCCAAGGAGAGGGGTCAAGGATTGGGGAACGGAAGTCCCTAATTCCCAGCAGAAACGTATCGACCACTGCGGTTTTGCCGATTCCGGGCTCCCCGGTGATGAAAACGACTTGCCGTTCGCCGCTCATAGCTTTGGCGAACCGTTGCTGGAGTTGCGCCAGTTCTCGTTCTCGACCGACTACAGCAGCGTGCTGAGGACTGAGTGCTGAGGAGAGGACGAGGAGCTGCTGGCTACTGCATACTGGCTGCTGACTACCGGCTGGGAGGTGCTTATAGCGGGGAGGAACCGATAGCCGCGCCGGGGAATGGTCTCGATGAAGCGTGGAGCCTCGGCATTGTCCCCCAATATCTCGCGCAGCTCACGCACATACCCTCGTAACAGTCCCTCGCTGACATAGGTCTTGGGCCAGACAGCGTGTTGGAGTTCCTCGCGGGTGATTAACCGTCCTGGGTGTTCGGCGAGATAGCGCAGCACGGCAAAAGGCTTTGGGCGTAGCGACAGCAAGACGTCATCGCGCCACAATTGTTCATTGATTGCATCAAGGCGAAAGGGTGGAAAAGATGCCTGCACGGCTCCGGACATGCGCCACTCCTTTTGGTCACGTCGCCCTCTTGTAGCAGAGTGCCGTGTAAACTCAACGGAAACCTTTCGTCTTCAAATGGTGGAGGCGAAGGCCGCCGTGTCTCTTTCCTTGAGGCGGGCAGGCGCGCGTAAACTACAGAAAGCGAGGAG from Deltaproteobacteria bacterium harbors:
- a CDS encoding winged helix-turn-helix domain-containing protein; translation: MSGAVQASFPPFRLDAINEQLWRDDVLLSLRPKPFAVLRYLAEHPGRLITREELQHAVWPKTYVSEGLLRGYVRELREILGDNAEAPRFIETIPRRGYRFLPAISTSQPVVSSQYAVASSSSSSPQHSVLSTLL